A genomic window from Herbiconiux aconitum includes:
- a CDS encoding L-serine ammonia-lyase: MTLSIFDLFSVGIGPSSSHTVGPMRAAASFTSSLVEGGVLDRVEGVRVDLFGSLAATGVGHGTPSAVLLGLEGLRPETVTPAQMDEGRARIATTSTTLLGGRRPIPLCEADVVMRPLTVLPQHTNAVRLTAFGGDGAVLVEETYYSVGGGFVEREQDGGAGGAGGALGVAPTAVPFPFRTAGELLGHCRASGLSFAGVMLANEVALAGGGDAAAGDTAADDAAAGVRARLLAIRDVMDECVETSLGRTGVLPGGLAVRRRAPEWRERLRVEDPHGAPEFWQEWVNLVALAVNEENASGGRVVTAPTNGAAGIVPAVLHYARTYLPHHLPPGATVPVPVTSDDDVCVRFLLAAAAVGVLYKEQASISGAEVGCQGEVGSASSMAAAGLAEVMGGTPEQVENAAEIAMEHNLGLTCDPIGGLVQIPCIERNAIAASKAINAAKMALWGDGSHHVSLDQVIATMRETGRDMSDKYKETALGGLAVNVVEC, translated from the coding sequence ATGACACTCAGCATCTTCGACCTCTTCTCGGTGGGCATCGGCCCGTCCAGTTCGCACACGGTCGGCCCCATGCGCGCCGCGGCCTCGTTCACGAGCTCCCTCGTCGAGGGAGGCGTGCTCGACCGCGTCGAGGGGGTGCGGGTCGACCTGTTCGGTTCGCTGGCGGCAACGGGTGTGGGGCACGGAACGCCGTCGGCCGTGTTGCTCGGTCTCGAGGGACTGCGGCCCGAGACCGTGACACCCGCGCAGATGGACGAAGGACGAGCGCGGATCGCAACGACGTCGACGACTCTGCTCGGTGGGCGCCGGCCGATCCCGTTGTGCGAAGCCGACGTCGTGATGCGACCGCTCACCGTGCTGCCTCAGCACACCAACGCGGTGCGGCTGACGGCCTTCGGCGGTGACGGTGCGGTGCTGGTCGAGGAGACGTACTACTCGGTGGGCGGGGGGTTCGTGGAGCGGGAGCAGGATGGGGGCGCTGGCGGCGCTGGGGGCGCCCTTGGTGTTGCCCCCACCGCAGTACCCTTTCCGTTCCGAACGGCGGGCGAGCTGCTCGGGCACTGCCGCGCGAGCGGACTCAGCTTCGCCGGCGTCATGCTGGCCAACGAGGTGGCACTGGCCGGAGGTGGCGATGCCGCGGCGGGCGACACGGCAGCCGACGATGCGGCAGCCGGGGTGCGGGCCCGGTTGCTGGCCATCCGCGACGTGATGGACGAGTGCGTCGAGACGAGCCTCGGGCGCACCGGCGTGCTCCCGGGCGGGCTCGCGGTGCGGCGCCGGGCGCCGGAGTGGCGGGAGCGCCTGCGGGTGGAAGACCCTCACGGAGCACCCGAGTTCTGGCAGGAGTGGGTGAACCTGGTGGCGCTCGCGGTGAACGAGGAGAACGCATCCGGGGGTCGTGTGGTGACCGCTCCCACGAACGGCGCCGCCGGAATCGTGCCGGCCGTGCTGCACTACGCGCGCACCTATCTGCCGCACCACCTACCGCCGGGGGCGACCGTGCCGGTGCCCGTGACCTCCGACGACGACGTGTGCGTGCGTTTCCTCCTGGCTGCGGCTGCCGTCGGGGTGCTCTACAAGGAGCAGGCCTCGATCTCGGGCGCCGAAGTGGGCTGTCAGGGCGAGGTGGGGTCGGCGTCGTCGATGGCGGCCGCGGGGCTCGCCGAGGTGATGGGCGGCACGCCCGAGCAGGTCGAGAACGCGGCCGAGATCGCGATGGAGCACAACCTCGGGCTCACCTGCGATCCGATCGGCGGGCTGGTGCAGATCCCGTGCATCGAGCGCAACGCCATTGCGGCGTCGAAGGCCATCAATGCGGCGAAGATGGCGCTGTGGGGCGACGGCAGCCATCACGTGAGTCTCGACCAGGTGATCGCCACCATGCGCGAGACCGGCCGCGACATGAGCGACAAGTACAAGGAGACCGCGTTGGGGGGTCTGGCGGTCAACGTCGTGGAGTGCTGA
- the ribD gene encoding bifunctional diaminohydroxyphosphoribosylaminopyrimidine deaminase/5-amino-6-(5-phosphoribosylamino)uracil reductase RibD, whose protein sequence is MNASMTENDAMNRALALALRGPRHGVNPQVGCVLLSSEGEVLAEGWHRGAGTAHAEVAALSALADPELARGATAVVTLEPCNHLGRTGPCSVALIEAGVARVVYAVADPGERSSGGAERMRDAGLEVEQGLGAESVEEAIRPWLTAVRQHRPFVTVKWASSLDGRAAAADGTSQWITGPAARADVHRRRADADAVAVGTGTVLADDPALTARDGDDLLPHQPAPVVIGRRPVPSSARVHAHPEALRRFATHDLAAVLDELYAGEVRSVFVEGGPTLASAFLAAGLADEVLVYLAPTLLGGPRTALTDLGVGTIGEQLTLAVTDVTRLGDDIRIVARPDDSSSTKE, encoded by the coding sequence ATGAACGCGAGCATGACCGAGAACGACGCGATGAACCGCGCCCTCGCCCTCGCGCTCCGCGGCCCCCGGCACGGGGTGAACCCGCAAGTCGGCTGCGTGCTGCTCTCCTCGGAGGGTGAGGTGCTCGCCGAAGGCTGGCACCGCGGCGCGGGAACCGCTCACGCGGAGGTCGCCGCTCTCTCGGCACTGGCCGATCCCGAACTCGCGCGCGGCGCCACCGCGGTCGTGACTCTCGAGCCCTGCAACCATCTCGGTCGCACCGGGCCGTGCAGCGTCGCGCTGATCGAAGCCGGTGTTGCCCGCGTCGTGTACGCGGTCGCCGACCCGGGCGAGCGGTCCAGCGGCGGCGCCGAACGGATGCGTGACGCCGGCCTCGAGGTCGAGCAAGGCCTCGGCGCCGAGTCGGTCGAGGAGGCCATCCGGCCCTGGCTCACGGCCGTGCGCCAGCACCGACCCTTCGTGACCGTCAAGTGGGCGTCGAGCCTCGACGGCCGGGCTGCGGCAGCCGACGGAACGAGCCAGTGGATCACCGGCCCCGCCGCACGCGCCGACGTCCATCGCCGGCGCGCGGATGCCGACGCCGTCGCGGTGGGAACCGGCACCGTGCTCGCCGACGACCCGGCTCTCACGGCGCGCGACGGCGATGACCTCCTCCCCCACCAGCCGGCCCCCGTGGTGATCGGCCGCCGACCGGTGCCTTCGTCGGCACGGGTGCACGCGCATCCGGAAGCCCTCCGCCGCTTCGCCACGCACGACCTGGCCGCGGTGCTCGACGAGCTCTATGCGGGCGAGGTGCGCTCCGTCTTCGTGGAGGGCGGGCCGACCCTCGCCAGCGCCTTCCTCGCCGCCGGCCTCGCCGACGAGGTGCTGGTCTACCTCGCGCCGACCCTCCTCGGCGGACCACGCACCGCACTCACCGACCTCGGAGTCGGAACCATCGGCGAGCAGCTCACGCTCGCCGTCACGGATGTCACACGACTGGGCGACGACATCAGGATCGTCGCACGACCGGACGACTCGTCGTCCACGAAGGAGTAG
- a CDS encoding polyprenol monophosphomannose synthase: MIPTYDEIGSIAGVTQRVLAAEAGTEVLIVDDNSPDGTGQLADDLAADDARIHVMHRTEKNGLGAAYAAGFRWALQRDYDFVVEMDADGSHQPEELPRLTALLRNGADMAIGTRWIPGGVIKNWPAYRKLISRSGTAYARILLQSKLHDLTSGYRGFRADSLRAIDFSTVNSQGYCFQIELAWMFERSGGTIGEFPITFVEREEGVSKMSTGIVVEALAKVTSWGLASRIGRAPEPLSLPAARSTP, from the coding sequence GTGATACCGACTTATGACGAGATCGGCTCGATCGCCGGCGTCACGCAGCGGGTTCTCGCCGCAGAGGCCGGCACCGAGGTGCTGATCGTCGATGACAACTCGCCCGACGGCACCGGTCAGCTGGCCGACGACTTGGCCGCCGACGACGCCCGCATCCACGTGATGCACCGCACCGAGAAGAACGGTCTGGGCGCCGCGTACGCCGCCGGCTTCCGCTGGGCGCTGCAGCGCGACTACGACTTCGTGGTGGAGATGGATGCCGACGGGTCGCATCAGCCCGAAGAGCTGCCGCGCCTCACCGCACTGCTCCGCAACGGCGCCGACATGGCTATCGGAACCCGCTGGATCCCGGGCGGTGTCATCAAGAACTGGCCCGCCTACCGCAAGCTCATCTCCCGCTCGGGCACCGCCTACGCCCGCATCCTGCTGCAGTCGAAGCTGCACGACCTCACCAGCGGCTACCGCGGTTTTCGCGCCGACTCGTTGCGGGCGATCGACTTCAGCACGGTCAACTCGCAGGGCTACTGCTTCCAGATCGAGCTGGCGTGGATGTTCGAGCGCTCGGGCGGCACCATCGGCGAATTCCCCATCACGTTCGTCGAGCGTGAAGAGGGCGTGTCGAAGATGTCGACCGGCATCGTGGTCGAAGCACTGGCCAAGGTCACGTCGTGGGGGCTGGCGAGCAGGATCGGGCGCGCACCCGAACCGCTCAGCCTTCCCGCCGCCCGAAGCACGCCCTGA
- a CDS encoding GtrA family protein → MTSAPATRSRFRLLAVEFIRFGLVGGLGFIVDVGVFNLLRTTVMDPAHMHEGPVIAKLISTGLAILVNWLGNRYWTFKERRRADMLRESIEFFAVSIMGMGIGLACLWFSHYVLHYTSLLADNISGNVIGLVLGAIFRFVLYRVWVFGEHRVRVPDARVETAGKTTSIS, encoded by the coding sequence ATGACCAGTGCCCCCGCAACGAGGTCGCGCTTTCGTCTGCTCGCTGTCGAATTCATCCGATTCGGCCTGGTCGGCGGGCTCGGCTTCATCGTGGATGTCGGGGTCTTCAACCTCCTGCGCACGACGGTCATGGACCCGGCGCACATGCACGAGGGGCCGGTGATCGCGAAGCTGATCTCGACCGGCCTGGCCATCCTCGTGAACTGGCTGGGCAACCGGTACTGGACGTTCAAAGAACGCCGCCGCGCCGACATGCTGCGCGAGAGCATCGAGTTCTTCGCCGTGAGCATCATGGGCATGGGCATCGGTCTGGCCTGCCTCTGGTTCTCGCACTACGTGTTGCACTACACCTCGCTCCTGGCCGACAACATCTCGGGCAATGTCATCGGGCTCGTGCTCGGCGCGATCTTCCGCTTCGTGCTCTACCGGGTGTGGGTGTTCGGCGAGCACCGGGTGCGCGTTCCGGATGCGCGGGTCGAGACCGCAGGAAAGACGACCTCGATCTCCTGA
- a CDS encoding FUSC family protein — MSSGGTTDGASSPPPRQQTGTGRWRSMARATMVPVRTFQASARTPLLQVLKTAAAAVIAWVACSFIASDEPPIFGAIAAILVVQPSVNQSFSRAVERSIGVIVGVVVAYLVALVFGAPSWLILAAIVISLLVGWALRFPPSSTVQIPISAMLVLSVGAQTPGYAVERIVETVIGAIIGVFVNWLIVPPLAVQPAHDAVATLGREVAAIMDGLASVLSKPTDEKFRTLLLVEARLLRPMQTKALATLETAEDSLRFNPRRSAHRDVLKTDAALMTMLGTVVTRVLGMTRAVNDHFDDELRSEPMTASIAEELRRAAHDLRLVMENVAPSSRDVERLSDPEPALTAPIQTLSPDPSHWILIGSLLEDLRRVREEILGAVDDLH, encoded by the coding sequence GTGAGCTCGGGCGGAACGACCGACGGCGCCAGCTCGCCCCCTCCTCGGCAGCAGACCGGGACCGGGCGCTGGCGGTCGATGGCGCGGGCCACGATGGTGCCGGTGCGCACCTTCCAGGCCAGTGCGCGCACGCCGCTGCTGCAGGTGTTGAAGACCGCGGCCGCCGCCGTCATCGCCTGGGTCGCCTGCTCCTTCATCGCGAGCGACGAACCGCCGATCTTCGGCGCGATCGCCGCCATCCTGGTGGTGCAGCCGAGTGTCAACCAGTCGTTCAGCCGTGCGGTCGAGCGGTCGATCGGCGTCATCGTCGGGGTGGTCGTCGCCTATCTCGTTGCGCTCGTCTTCGGAGCGCCGAGCTGGCTCATCCTGGCCGCCATCGTCATCTCGTTGCTGGTGGGCTGGGCGCTGCGCTTTCCGCCCTCGTCGACCGTGCAGATTCCGATCAGCGCGATGCTCGTGCTCTCGGTGGGCGCGCAGACGCCCGGCTACGCGGTGGAGCGCATCGTCGAGACCGTGATCGGGGCGATCATCGGGGTGTTCGTCAACTGGCTGATCGTGCCGCCGCTGGCCGTGCAGCCGGCGCATGACGCCGTCGCGACCCTCGGCCGCGAGGTCGCGGCCATCATGGACGGGCTCGCCTCGGTGCTCAGCAAGCCGACCGACGAGAAGTTCCGCACTCTGCTGCTGGTGGAGGCCCGGCTGCTCCGGCCGATGCAGACCAAGGCGCTCGCAACGCTCGAGACCGCCGAGGACAGCCTGCGGTTCAACCCCCGGCGATCCGCTCATCGCGACGTGCTGAAAACGGATGCCGCGCTGATGACCATGCTCGGAACGGTCGTCACCCGCGTGCTCGGCATGACCCGCGCCGTGAACGACCACTTCGACGACGAGCTTCGTTCCGAACCGATGACGGCGTCGATCGCCGAAGAGCTGCGTCGAGCCGCCCACGACCTGCGTCTCGTGATGGAGAACGTGGCGCCGTCCTCGCGTGACGTCGAGCGGCTGAGCGACCCGGAGCCGGCGCTCACCGCGCCGATCCAGACCCTCTCGCCCGATCCGTCGCACTGGATACTGATCGGCTCGCTCCTCGAAGACCTGCGGCGCGTGCGCGA